A single Anopheles arabiensis isolate DONGOLA chromosome 2, AaraD3, whole genome shotgun sequence DNA region contains:
- the LOC120903365 gene encoding eukaryotic translation initiation factor 3 subunit E, translating into MAKFDLTAKNCQYLDRHLTFPLLEFLLQKKVFDQTSLLKFILETVSKTNMVDYKHDIRERLAMDKVHPDELAQGRANVLATLKELQAEVAPLMKCMEELKNPDSTKDSKSVIHALQQTLDYDIILSAQKLAKYLYECGNYNDSLSYLYVCMLVMEPNDKNYLGVLWGKLAVEILTLNWQTALEDLTRLRDFIENYNFSPIQVLQQRAWLIHWSVLVFFNHGKGRDLIIDMFLYKPQYLNAIQTMCPHILRYLATAVIINRGRRNALKDLIKVIQQESYTYRDPITEFLEHLYVNFDFEGARKKLHECQTVIVNDFFIIGCLTEFVENARLMIFETFCRIHQCITIGMLADKLNMKPDEAECWIVNLIRNARLDAKIDSKLGHVVMGTQPLSPYQQLVEKIDSLSVRSEALTLLVERKHKAKTQEAGEGHWKYY; encoded by the exons ATGGCCAAGTTCGACCTCACGGCAAAGAATTGCCAGTATTTGGATCGTCATCTAACGTTTCCTTTGCTGGAATTTTTGCTCCAGAAAAAG GTATTCGACCAGACGTCGTTGCTGAAGTTCATCCTGGAGACGGTGAGCAAAACGAACATGGTCGATTACAAGCATGACATTCGCGAACGATTGGCCATGGATAAGGTGCACCCGGATGAGTTGGCCCAGGGCCGTGCGAATGTGCTCGCAACGCTGAAGGAGCTCCAGGCCGAGGTAGCGCCACTGATGAAGTGCATGGAGGAGCTGAAGAATCCGGACTCGACGAAGGATTCCAAATCAGTCATCCATGCGTTGCAGCAGACGTTGGAT TACGACATTATCCTAAGCGCGCAAAAGTTGGCAAAGTATCTGTACGAATGCGGCAACTACAATGACTCGCTCTCGTACCTGTACGTCTGCATGCTGGTAATGGAGCCGAACGATAAAAACTACCTCGGTGTGCTGTGGGGCAAGCTGGCTGTCGAAATCCTGACGCTGAACTGGCAGACGGCTCTGGAGGATTTGACGCGGCTGCGCGATTTCATCGAAAACTACAACTTCTCGCCGATCCAggtgctgcagcagcgtgCGTGGCTGATTCACTGGAGCGTGCTGGTGTTCTTTAACCACGGCAAGGGCCGCGATCTGATCATCGACATGTTCCTGTACAAGCCGCAGTACTTGAACGCGATTCAAACGATGTGCCCGCACATCCTGCGCTACCTGGCGACGGCGGTGATCATTAACCGTGGTCGGCGCAATGCGCTCAAGGATCTGATCAAGGTGATCCAGCAGGAGTCGTACACGTACCGCGATCCGATCACCGAGTTCCTCGAGCATCTGTACGTGAACTTTGACTTCGAGGGTGCGCGCAAGAAGCTGCACGAGTGCCAGACGGTCATCGTGAACGATTTCTTCATCATCGGCTGCCTGACGGAGTTTGTCGAGAACGCGCGTCTGATGATCTTCGAAACGTTCTGTCGCATTCACCAGTGCATCACGATCGGCATGCTGGCGGACAAGCTGAACATGAAGCCGGACGAGGCGGAGTGTTGGATCGTGAACTTGATTCGCAATGCGCGGCTGGACGCAAAGATTGATTCGAAGCTCGGACACGTGGTGATGGGTACGCAGCCGCTCTCGCCCTACCAGCAGCTGGTAGAAAAAATTGACTCCCTCTCTGTACGCTCCGAAGCGTTGACCCTGTTGGTCGAGCGAAAGCACAAAGCTAAAACTCAGGAAGCCGGCGAAGGCCACTGGAAGTATTACTAG